The Coffea arabica cultivar ET-39 chromosome 3c, Coffea Arabica ET-39 HiFi, whole genome shotgun sequence genome contains a region encoding:
- the LOC113740465 gene encoding uncharacterized protein, giving the protein MRFTYVRVGWEGSAHDSRILQEVIQDPNCAFPWPPAGKYYAVDAAYQNMTGFMAPFKGARGTAQERAVRILFNKRHASLRNIIERTFGVLKKRFPILKGPMQNYMMATQNNIVLACMALHNFMREYVPNDAYFAEEEADIALADNINPFNPMPAAQGPDMSAAGIAEWNESRRAIADMMYYYQHQ; this is encoded by the exons ATGAGATTTACTTATGTCAGGGTAGGGTGGGAGGGTAGCGCACATGATTCTAGAATCTTACAAGAAGTCATACAAGATCCTAATTGTGCATTTCCGTGGCCACCAGCAG GGAAGTATTATGCGGTGGACGCAGCTTACCAGAATATGACAGGATTTATGGCTCCATTTAAAGGTGCACGGGGAACCGCGCAAGAGCGGGCAGTGAGGATACTTTTCAACAAACGTCATGCATCGTTAAGAAACATTATAGAACGTACGTTTGGCGTCTTGAAGAAACGATTTCCAATACTTAAGGGCCCTATGCAGAATTACATGATGGCTACGCAAAATAATATTGTCCTGGCTTGTATGGCCTTGCACAACTTCATGCGCGAGTATGTTCCAAATGATGCATATTTTGCCGAAGAAGAAGCAGATATAGCATTGGCAGATAACATAAACCCCTTCAACCCAATGCCAGCAGCACAAGGACCAGATATGTCGGCTGCAGGAATTGCTGAATGGAATGAAAGTAGGAGAGCAATAGCCGATATGATGTACTATTATCAGCACCAGTAG